The following proteins come from a genomic window of Flavobacteriales bacterium:
- a CDS encoding T9SS type A sorting domain-containing protein yields MARLLSFLVAAATAVTAASAQELQRGEYYFDVDPGFGNGTAITFTQAAEVSLPLSLDVSALAPGGHVLGVRMMDDAGHWGLTSRRLFMVRSMAPGGDIVRVEYFLDVDPGFGNATAMATAAAPEINGLLLNVLTDALAAGPHTLSVRSLSSTGAWSLTNSITFDVFVGIEELERLGIAAGPNPMADELVLRRTSSGARVAVDLLDAQGRLLRSELWSSDRLVLSTGDLSAGSYLLLLRMEGRDPLVLKLVKP; encoded by the coding sequence ATGGCACGCCTGCTATCCTTCCTTGTGGCTGCGGCTACTGCGGTCACGGCTGCGTCCGCGCAAGAGCTCCAGCGCGGCGAGTACTATTTCGATGTGGATCCCGGCTTCGGCAATGGCACGGCCATCACCTTCACGCAGGCCGCGGAAGTGTCGCTGCCCCTGTCGCTCGATGTGAGCGCACTGGCACCGGGCGGGCATGTGCTCGGGGTGCGCATGATGGATGATGCCGGCCACTGGGGCCTCACCAGCCGCAGGCTCTTCATGGTGCGCAGCATGGCTCCCGGTGGCGACATCGTGCGCGTGGAGTACTTCCTCGATGTGGATCCGGGCTTCGGCAATGCCACTGCGATGGCCACAGCCGCAGCTCCAGAGATCAATGGCCTGCTGCTGAATGTGCTCACCGACGCGCTCGCGGCCGGTCCGCATACGCTCTCGGTGCGTTCGCTGTCCTCCACCGGCGCATGGTCGCTCACGAACTCCATCACATTCGATGTATTCGTGGGCATCGAGGAGCTGGAGCGGCTGGGCATCGCGGCCGGGCCGAATCCGATGGCGGATGAACTGGTGCTTCGGCGCACATCCAGCGGAGCTCGCGTCGCTGTGGACTTGCTGGATGCCCAAGGCCGGTTGCTGCGCAGTGAACTTTGGTCGAGCGATCGCCTTGTCCTTTCGACCGGCGATCTGTCCGCAGGAAGCTACCTGCTGCTGCTGCGGATGGAGGGGAGGGATCCCCTTGTGCTGAAGCTGGTGAAGCCCTGA
- a CDS encoding cupin domain-containing protein, with translation MRTVLIAIAITAAMHTNAQDPAARLADAAAYDAAKFQNTLVLNNGNAKAMVFALKAGQDVPPHSSPADALFTVLDGEATVTIKDVVHQVAAGEYILLPMGVDHHIKAASDMKFMLVK, from the coding sequence ATGAGAACCGTCCTCATTGCTATTGCCATCACCGCCGCCATGCACACCAACGCCCAAGACCCTGCTGCGCGCCTTGCGGACGCCGCCGCCTACGATGCGGCCAAGTTCCAGAACACCTTGGTGCTGAACAACGGGAACGCCAAGGCGATGGTGTTCGCGCTGAAAGCAGGTCAGGATGTTCCGCCGCATTCCTCACCTGCGGATGCGCTCTTCACGGTGCTTGATGGGGAGGCCACCGTGACCATCAAGGACGTGGTGCACCAGGTGGCAGCCGGTGAGTACATCCTGCTACCCATGGGCGTCGATCACCACATCAAAGCGGCGAGCGATATGAAGTTCATGCTGGTGAAGTAG
- a CDS encoding OmpA family protein, translating to MERITTLALFVAAIAATDLNAQTSGKMDFTPGDRVIFFDSLKNEQVGEFPSKWDLVKGSMEVTEFEGAPAIAWASNQAAIKPLMKSASYLPEWFTLEFEAYFHYKGNEGYYLKLQGTPAIEIRVNIDYIQYKGENSSRSQKTGHTPGWREVALSFNKRALKIYLNGERLVNVPNVTEQPKWMEINALNHSGPQGFPAMIRNVRLAEGGMPLYDRLITDGRFATYGITFDVNKTEIKPASQPVLDEIAAMLKAHPELRVSVEGHTDGDGADDANMKLSQGRAAAVKAELVKAGVAADRLEARGWGETKPVAGNDTPEDKARNRRVEVVQLK from the coding sequence ATGGAACGGATCACCACACTGGCGCTCTTCGTCGCCGCGATCGCCGCAACGGACCTCAACGCGCAAACCAGCGGTAAGATGGATTTCACCCCCGGCGACCGGGTGATCTTCTTCGACAGCCTGAAGAACGAGCAGGTCGGTGAATTCCCCTCCAAGTGGGACCTGGTGAAGGGCTCGATGGAAGTGACCGAGTTCGAAGGCGCACCGGCCATCGCATGGGCGAGCAACCAGGCGGCGATCAAGCCTTTGATGAAGAGCGCGAGCTATCTGCCCGAATGGTTCACGCTGGAGTTCGAAGCCTACTTCCACTACAAGGGCAACGAAGGTTATTACCTGAAGCTGCAAGGGACACCGGCCATTGAGATCCGGGTGAACATCGATTACATCCAATACAAGGGAGAGAACAGCAGCCGCTCTCAGAAGACCGGACACACGCCCGGCTGGCGTGAAGTGGCGCTCTCCTTCAACAAGCGCGCGCTCAAGATCTACCTGAACGGCGAGCGGCTGGTGAACGTGCCCAACGTGACCGAGCAGCCCAAGTGGATGGAGATAAACGCGCTGAACCACAGCGGGCCGCAGGGCTTCCCCGCCATGATCCGCAACGTGCGCCTGGCCGAAGGCGGCATGCCGCTTTACGACCGCTTGATCACCGATGGGCGCTTCGCCACGTATGGGATCACCTTCGACGTGAACAAGACGGAGATCAAGCCCGCAAGCCAACCGGTGCTCGATGAGATCGCCGCCATGCTGAAGGCACATCCCGAGCTGCGCGTTTCCGTTGAAGGGCACACTGATGGCGATGGCGCCGACGATGCCAACATGAAGCTCTCGCAGGGCCGGGCCGCTGCGGTGAAGGCGGAGCTGGTGAAGGCCGGTGTCGCCGCCGATCGCCTCGAAGCAAGGGGCTGGGGTGAAACGAAACCCGTGGCCGGCAACGACACCCCCGAGGACAAGGCGCGCAACCGGCGCGTTGAAGTGGTGCAGTTGAAGTGA
- a CDS encoding GNAT family N-acetyltransferase: MILDFHPITVAQAREIATWRYTGHEKQLFMDPYFTAQDGMGALKGPGGCTGFAVCHERALVGLFEFTFVEQVMWIGMALHPALVGRGHGMDLLQQGIDFGRRTFAYTGAFVALAVDASNAPALKLYQKAGFKEESRCGDTISMRLQLT, translated from the coding sequence ATGATCCTCGACTTCCATCCGATCACGGTCGCGCAAGCCAGGGAGATCGCGACATGGCGGTACACCGGGCACGAGAAGCAGTTGTTCATGGACCCCTACTTCACCGCGCAGGACGGCATGGGTGCGCTGAAAGGTCCGGGTGGCTGCACCGGGTTCGCCGTATGCCATGAGCGCGCATTGGTCGGCTTGTTCGAGTTCACTTTCGTGGAACAGGTCATGTGGATCGGCATGGCGTTGCATCCGGCCCTGGTCGGCAGGGGCCATGGCATGGACCTGCTTCAGCAAGGGATCGATTTCGGCCGACGCACTTTCGCGTACACGGGGGCGTTCGTCGCGCTCGCGGTGGATGCGTCGAATGCCCCGGCGCTGAAACTCTACCAGAAAGCCGGGTTCAAGGAAGAATCCCGGTGTGGGGACACAATCAGCATGAGATTGCAGCTGACCTAG